The nucleotide window TCGTACATTGTGTACCCACATATCCACTGCTAGTAGGTAATCGTTTATAAGCGAGCAGTGGAGCGCTGTACCCTGGCCGACCTATTCAGCTGAGGATAAAGAGCACTGCCTAGCGTCCAGGACTGGAGAAGATGAtagaaaaaagcaacaaaaaacaaactcgTTAATACGTATTAACTAAAAATGAAGTACTGGAAAagactggtttttttttctttatggacgattttttaaaaaatcagtCTAGTTACTCATTCCTCATCATTTCTTTGAACTGTTTATCGTAAACATTTCTTTTGCACACACTTCAGAGGTGTTCATGTTCCACCAAGTTGGACTGCACCGATGCTCAGCCCTGACGATTACACAATCACCATGGCTGCTTGATTTCTGCTTCGTTTACTTCAACGTAGTGTCATCCAAAATAAGTGCACTACTGTAAGTCACCAGAGGTGGCATTCAATCCTGAATTTGATCCCAACACACCCACTTAAAAATCTTCCATAACTttagatggagggatgaggaggaggaggaggaggatttATTTATCAGCATGCTTCCTAAATGTTTAGTTCATTGGTGAAGCGATTAGCACATGATGATTACCTGTTTGCTATACTTCCTCATCAGTCATCTGTGTTATTGCCTATAACTAATTGTAATCGTTAGCATATAACAATCCTGCCCTCTATGTCAGTCTCATCAATATCAAGCTGATTAAGTGATGTTCTTTGTTTCTTGTTCGTTCTTAGTACTGTTATATCATttgagtggtagctcagtggttaaggtgactttcattactagagactcaaagcacttttgtacgtcgctctggataagggcatctgctaaatgccacaaatgtaaatgtaaatgtgaccggaaggtcgggggttcgagccccggtatcgccaagctgccactcctgggcccctgagcaaagcccttaaccctctgtgctccagtggCGCCATATCATaactgaccctgcgctctgaccccagcttccaagcaagcggggatatgtgaagaacaaatttcactgtgctgtaatgaatatgtgacaaataaaggctattctattcttcttTTATGCTGATGCACACTTTGAGTAATGTTAATTGTAGTGTTATGGGACTCCTAATCATATTTTTAAGTCAGAGCCTATGATTGGGACCACACTATAGATATGAAAGATTTAATTTGTTGTGGAATAAATCCCATTTATCTGCAGCATGAACTTGGAATGTAGCCTTCTTTTTGTTGAACTTTGGCCCACAGGGTCTTCAGAAAAGTGTATACATTGTCACCTTAGAGCCTGATGACTGACTAATAAGCTTGACTGCACACAGCTGCCTCAGGTTTATAGTCATGAAATTGCAAATGGCCACATAGTGCCTATTTAAAAACTTCAGTAGTGAAACTGGGTATGTTGTGCTACAAATTAATCTGAAATTGAAAGACTCATCAGCACAGAAGGAAACTGTAATTTGATGCACGTGTTGTTTACAGTTGAAGGGGCAGAAAACGGAAGCAGTTTTGAGCTTTGGCAAGCATGTGCTAGAAGTGGACAGATGCACATAATTTGTCTTATGAACTGGCTAGCTATTGGGTCGAATGCTCACCGATAGTGTCTGTaatgtcttgtcttgtgtgtaATCAGTGAGATTAGTATATTTACAAATTGGTATTTTAGACGACATGGAACACCAACAGATTGGAAGACCCATTTTGGTCCGACAGATCATGGTGTTACCTGTTATTTTTACTGACGGGCTCCATTCACACTCCTATTAGATCAGACCTGTAATATCTCTTTGAAATGAATATGGCCAGTTGGAGTCACCCCGGCATACTGGCATGTTTGTCAAAGGTCAGCCACAGGGTCATGATTGTGCCTGCTGCATTTATGCACCAGAACCAAGCAGATAACCTATTCTTAAAACACTGGGCATAAATTCCTTATCTTGCCTGCAAGGTAGCTTTTTAGGGGAGCTTTTTCTTAGGCAAGTTTCTAGTTAATCATCATTATTTATCATCAGACAGCTCTGCATGCAAGAACTGCATGCCATAACTTTCAGTACATCATGTCGACACTAGGAATATGAGTTCAAACATATCATGGATGAATTCAACATTTCTGCTGTTCTAACAATGGTATATTAAAAAACCAATCTACCTATATATTGATGCAAATGAGAGTGCGATCTTTGCTCACGGGGTCATTGCAATGACTGGCAGTGGGCCACtgattagtatatatatatatatatatatatacacacatcataaTACTATCATAAtcatatactaatatatatatcataatatatACATCATAACTGTGAATATTACATGTAAAATCTCTAAAGACATGTATAATTAAAatagattgtttaacaaaatgcTGATATTATGACCCCTGATTCCTATTATGTTGCTATAGAATCCAGATTAGCAACTGTAAAACTAATCACTTTTAAACATTCTGTACTTTGTGCAcatataaaagaagaaataacaCTTAAAAATGATCCCTTAACCATTGTAATATTACCAGCTTGTGAAAGTAACATAAATCGTTTTCAGGCTAGTAGCAATActctcttcttttttatctGCTGCTTTTTCATGCAGTAGGTCTTCATTTATATGCCCTTTTTTAAATGGTCCTTTTGGTCCTGTGATCCTTTGCTTATGCCTTTGAGGCTGTAGCATGTCCTATTTCTCTTTTAGGACTTTGGAAAGGTGCTCACTCTATTGTCTATGCTCTCACTTTATCTTCTATGTCCTCTTACATCCTTATATCCTTTaaggagaaaggaaggaaacagaaatataaaaatacagtatgtgaaCATATCtgtatatgtaaacaaagaAGTAACCCTTCTAAATGAACTAAAATGACAGAACCACATAATGCATGATGATAATCCAGTGTCTAACAAGCCTTGTTGTGTCTATATTGTTTTATAGCAGCTGGCAATTCAGCAAGATATCAGCAACTGATCCAgagtgaataaatgtaaaaatcattaTGGCTGTTCTGTTTTGCTGTGGCTGCTTGATTATTCTCTTGTCTGACATATGCTTCACAATAGAACATGTAATTgaacatgtctttttttttttatattgaaggCAGAGCCATATCATGTTTTTAatcaagtgaagaaaagtgcCACTGAATTGAGGACAATTGTAGAGGAATACTGTAAACCCATCGTTGCTTATTTATCACCTGCATTGTATCCACTAATCTTACAGTATCTACATTAACACATTTATACTTGCAACAAAATAGACATTAATTGATTGTTTGGCTTAAATTTTTTCACTTAAATACcaagaaattatatttaatgtgcctgttaaaaatatttattttcttaacctTTGTAAATGTTCTGTTAATCATTATTGAAAATGAAGAACCACCAGACCTGTGCACTGAGGCAATTgttgctaaaaaataaataaataaaaacaacaaaaaaaaccctaatataTTTCATTCCACAATAACCTAGAGACTGGTGACAACTTTATTACGAGATGAATGATTGGTAAGCTAGACACTTCGAATGTAAAGAAACCAACACAGCAATCAGTGGACAGAACAGCAAACCAAACACAGGTTCAGTCGCAGAGGCAAAAGAGGTGAACATTGCCAAAGAAGTAGAGGCTTTTACttctcacatatacattacagcacattgaaattctttcttcccaCATCCCAGCTTGtgaggaagctggagtcagagcacagGATCAGTCATGGTACAGGGCCCctgaagcagagagggttaaaggctttgctcaaggggtccaacagtggcagcttgacgaTACTGGGGCTTCTGATCAGTgatccagagccttaaccacaaataaataacacaaatattttatttacaaacttaAGACATTCCGTCAGTCCCATTTTGTGCATGTGATTACGCATGAGTGGCAGGCAATGTGCAGGTATGTGCCTTTCACTACATCTTTTTATAGTCTGACCCATTCATTTTATAACGCTTCATCAGTTAGCATGTATTATGCCATATAAGGTCAAAAGCAAACCAGCGGAAAGCAGTAAATTGGCTGCATTTGATCAGAGCCCTACAGGAGGCTTCATGTTGTTGCGCAGTAGAATTTTAAGTCGCTCTTCCAAAACTACTCTCTTGCCCGGTGATTCGTGACGTCACACCCCCTCCCCTCCGTAAATCAAACATGGCGGCGCCCATCAGCGTGTCTATGTGACAGGACAAAGCTTTACTTCTCCGATTGTTGGCATCGTTCACAGTCAGACTCGTGTGAACTGGTTTCTTTGTAGATAGTGAGCATCTTTTTATGAAACATGGTAAGCAGATATAACATTTACCTTTTTGTGTAGAGTATTGTTGCTGTTGTGCTAAGCTAACATGCGTCGGCATCAGTGCGTTAGCTAGCctcgggtgtgtgtgatcacagTGAAGTCAAGGTGAATTGCACATTTCGCACAAAACATAAAGAGAGCTCAGGGGTGAAAAGGCCGTCTCTCACGAACCTAATGTTAAGGAAACACTGTTGTAGCTGTGACACATATAAACACAGTCTGACGtgttgtttatttgtctgtgcaaagtgaaatgaaatgaataaatgtctATGACTTATTAATGGACCTAAAGTGTTAGGTCCCAGCATTCAGACTTATGACAGTGTGATTCAGGAGTGATTTACTGTTATTTCTAAATGGTGATAAAGCAGAATGTGTTTTGTTCTAAACCTGAATGTGTTTTTCATACAGAACCTTAATATCCCAAGATTTTGTCAAAGACTATGTCTAACTGTAAGTGAAAGGCTTCAACTTGCATTTGTTTCTTGTACTTCTTTTAcactttttgttgttatttacatttttttaaattagttttgtcATCAACATGATCATGCCCTATTGTTATCTGTACAAATATACAATCAATTCCATTCTTACTTCTTTCAAAACTATACACAtgcattatttgtattattcttttctcctttttcggttttctccttcctattattattattattattattattattattttattattattattattatttcattgtaTAATGATCTGTGGTTTATTTTTAGCTGTCACAGACACGTCCACTTCACATTAGTGGTAATGGCAAGCAGCTGGATAAGACTGCAGTGGCTGTCGACTGTGATGGGTCGCATCGTGTCTCTATTTTCAGGACTTCAGAGAATGATCCGGTGTGTACACACAGCCAAAAAAGCACCTTATGTACTCTACACATTTTTCGCTGACATACTTTTTATGCCCATTTCTCTCTTTGATCTCCTCCACAGACATGCCATACTGGGCAACATGCTGGTCAGTACTACACCATTCCCCCTGCACATGTACGCACACTGTTTCCCCATGGATTGCCCGCACGCTTTCAGATGCAGGTAACCAACGGTTCTTTTGCAagagagtaaataaaaaaaattgattatgATTTTGACAGTGTGTCTGCCCTGTTTGCAGCTAAAGACATTTAATGAAGCCTGCATTATGGTGAGGGAGCCATCGCTGGAGCTCCTCTCTTATTTGAAAAAAGCTGACTATAGCAAACCTGCTCTGCGCTACCTTCTCTGTATCCTTTTGTATACCTCACTTTGAAACAgaatctttcttttcaaatacCACTTAGTGTATGTCAGTTCTATCCAAACTCATACAGCATTGGCGCTCCAACTGATTATTCCGTATGTTCAGTATGTACCTTGATAGTGTATTAGATGGAGAGAAGGGCTGTGGGAAGACCATGTCTCTGTGTCACGCACTGCATTTCTGTTACACACAAGGCTGGTTGATTCTACACATACCAGATGGTAAGGAACTCGTGCAGTCAGTCGTGTGACATAAACAGACACCCAgcgttcttttctttttttagtagTTGAATGCTTGTAAAGAGAAAGCTACACTGTTCATCTCTATTTGAGCAGGTTAGGCTTGGCTGGGAACAAGTGTTTTGTCTATGTGCacattgtaaatatttgttctcactcttttttctttaaagctcATTTGTGGGTTAAAAACTGCAAGGAGCTGCTTCCCTCATCATCCCGCCCAGGTCGCTTTGATCAGCCAATCCAGGCTTCTCAGTGGTTGAAAAACTTTAAATTTACGAATGAGCATTTTCTATCGAaggtaatgaataaatctgtaATTAATTGTTATTGTAATGCTGTAATGTCATTTTTAATGAATGGTGACTAAAATAGTGTTTTGGTACTGAACCTTCCATGATGTCTTTGCCATTTCTGGACACGGAGCACCGTTTATATAAGTAATAACACATAGCAGAGCATGTGGTTATATAGAAACAATTAATGCTAAGATTGTGTACaaagtgaagtgtgtttttttctttatcattttaattgttTCATTGAATAATTAATGACAGATTGCATTTAAAATGGTGTATATTTAAGATTTAATGTTGTCCAACATCTGAGAGAAAAGGTAGTTTGTGATAGCTATAATAGAATTATTTTCAgcatctccctctctccttctctcactctctctttctctcatcctCCCCTTCTTCTCTCTcgaaaaatgcagcttgtcagtttacaaagaaattaaaaagaGTAACTTTTTCTGTTCTGAAGACTTTCCCATGCTGGGAAACTACAAAGTGTTAATTTTTACACAGCACTGACAAGTGAGAAGTTCCTCCATAAAcgttaaacaaaataaacatttgtaaaaatgtgaaaatgtattcatattgAAAAACCAACCAAAGCAATAGTTCACCACCTTCTCACCAGTCAGATTCAAGAATTCTGCTGTACTATGATATACATGCATTTTGGTAACTCCTTATTAAATGCTATTAACAGATAAAAACGACAAAGCGGTATGTgtggacaaagagagagagcacagaGGAAGGACGGACTTTAGCAGAACTGATTAATCAGgtctggattttatttatttggttatttatttgtaatttaaaaatcatatccaTTCTTCTTGGTAAACCcgtttgtgtaaaatatttgtaataattgtatttgaATAGTTTAAAATCAATGCATAGATTTTAATGTGTTCTACaggttacattttattttatttattattataatttatttatttttacacatgggACCAGTATCTATTGTTTTATGTGTTGAGTTGTTTGGGAGCCATTAGGCAAATGTCCATTCTCTGATACATTCTAAGAAAAAAACCTTTCATTTCTAACCTGCTCCTTCAATCTGAACAAATAATGTAGTTGAGTATATCATGGTGTGCATTTGCAACGGGTTCGCAGGGTGTATCTCGTGTGAAGAGCAGCAGTGATGTGGTGGGGGCGTTACTGCGTGAGCTGAAGCTGCAGGTTGGAACCGCTACAGATGGAGCTTTTAGACTGGCTGTGGCTGTGGATGGAGTCAATGCTCTGTGGGGCAGAACAACTCTAAAGAAAGAGGACAAGAGTGAGGTACAGCACTTTCCCATGCATGCCTACTTGTAGGTTCTTTCGAATTAAATCAACAAATAACCCATGCGTATATACTGCTCATTCTCTACATCACACCTCCACCTCAGGTTTCTGCAGACGAGCTAACACTTGTACACAACTtgaaaaaaatgctgaggaATGACTGGGTAAATGTTATATATGCTGTATTaccaattttatttgttacattaaataatgtttaatagtatatatttttttatttatttgtttttcttttcttctttcttagaGTGGAGGAGCCATTCTCACAACACTGTCTCAGACAGGGTCTCTGTACATGCCTCGCTCTGCTTACCTTCCTTCCGAGCTGCTGGGAGAGGTGTGTAAAGAGAGCATcattaattaatcattaataataagtAATTTAAGAGGATCCGAGAATACGTCATGCTTTTGTACTTATCCTATCGTTATATATGGTCACTCTGGTTACATCACCAAAATAAATAGTGTTGTTTGCTGTACAGGATAAAgtaacaatattttataatgtttcttAGGTGGGATTTGATAAGCTGGATCCACTTGTGCCAATTCCAGTTTCGAACTACAACGATCAGGAGTTTGAGAGCTGTTATCTCTATTATATGGACCGTAACTGGCTGCAGCACCCA belongs to Silurus meridionalis isolate SWU-2019-XX chromosome 4, ASM1480568v1, whole genome shotgun sequence and includes:
- the dap3 gene encoding 28S ribosomal protein S29, mitochondrial, whose product is MNLNIPRFCQRLCLTLSQTRPLHISGNGKQLDKTAVAVDCDGSHRVSIFRTSENDPTCHTGQHAGQYYTIPPAHVRTLFPHGLPARFQMQLKTFNEACIMVREPSLELLSYLKKADYSKPALRYLLYGEKGCGKTMSLCHALHFCYTQGWLILHIPDAHLWVKNCKELLPSSSRPGRFDQPIQASQWLKNFKFTNEHFLSKIKTTKRYVWTKRESTEEGRTLAELINQGVSRVKSSSDVVGALLRELKLQVGTATDGAFRLAVAVDGVNALWGRTTLKKEDKSEVSADELTLVHNLKKMLRNDWSGGAILTTLSQTGSLYMPRSAYLPSELLGEVGFDKLDPLVPIPVSNYNDQEFESCYLYYMDRNWLQHPHSQTEEGKKELIFLSNKNPSIFERLCAFL